The Alteromonas gilva genome has a window encoding:
- a CDS encoding HesB/IscA family protein encodes MTVETFVPSQDVVTLTPNAIKHFEGKLKNHPDKIIRLSTKVSGCTGYAYVLDFADASEDGDEVMSVSDKLTVAVAKDAVSLLKNTEIDYVQEGVNGVIKYFNPNVVDECGCGESFNIG; translated from the coding sequence ATGACCGTAGAAACATTTGTACCCAGTCAGGATGTAGTGACCTTAACGCCGAATGCCATAAAGCATTTTGAAGGCAAGCTTAAAAATCATCCGGACAAGATTATTCGTTTATCAACGAAAGTGAGCGGATGCACCGGCTATGCCTATGTACTTGACTTTGCTGATGCCAGCGAAGATGGCGACGAAGTAATGAGTGTTTCCGATAAGCTTACCGTTGCGGTCGCTAAAGATGCTGTGTCACTGCTCAAGAACACTGAAATTGATTATGTTCAGGAAGGTGTTAACGGCGTTATTAAATACTTCAACCCCAACGTGGTAGACGAATGCGGTTGTGGTGAAAGCTTTAACATCGGATAA
- the sufT gene encoding putative Fe-S cluster assembly protein SufT has product MKQKMVVTEREVKSRKVPSGETVIIPDGEFVNITQDLGGNYTVTWRGNMLRIDGTDADAIGRKPQTLDFTAPSDNTIDESQVWQALETIYDPEIPINLVSLGLIYSVNIEPDTQTVNIDMTLTAPGCGMGPVLVGDVEYRVGLVPNVQDVKVELVFDPPWSRDKMSEEAQLEAGLFF; this is encoded by the coding sequence ATGAAGCAAAAAATGGTCGTGACCGAACGCGAGGTAAAATCGCGTAAAGTCCCCTCTGGTGAAACAGTCATTATTCCCGATGGTGAATTTGTTAATATAACCCAGGATCTTGGTGGCAACTACACGGTAACCTGGCGTGGCAATATGCTGCGTATTGACGGTACCGATGCTGATGCCATTGGTCGTAAACCGCAGACCCTTGATTTTACTGCCCCTAGTGACAACACTATTGATGAGAGTCAGGTCTGGCAGGCGCTCGAAACGATTTACGATCCGGAAATCCCGATTAACCTGGTATCACTTGGCTTGATTTACTCGGTTAACATCGAACCCGATACACAGACCGTCAATATTGATATGACCCTCACAGCCCCCGGCTGCGGAATGGGGCCGGTACTGGTAGGTGACGTAGAATATCGTGTTGGCCTGGTACCCAATGTGCAGGATGTTAAGGTAGAACTGGTCTTCGATCCGCCGTGGTCGCGGGATAAAATGAGCGAAGAAGCACAGCTTGAAGCTGGCCTGTTTTTTTAA
- a CDS encoding SufE family protein has product MQLPSSQEIVEDLEFFDDWEQRYQYIIDLGKALPRLDDTDKTPERLVKGCQSSVWLVSAMDGDKLHFEVDSDAVIVHGLLALVMAAYNDKTPDEIIAFDIDGYFNALDLERHITPTRGNGLRAIVGKIQNLAAQYR; this is encoded by the coding sequence ATGCAGCTACCTTCGAGTCAGGAAATCGTTGAAGATCTGGAGTTTTTTGATGATTGGGAACAACGTTATCAGTACATCATAGATTTAGGTAAAGCACTGCCCCGCCTTGATGACACCGATAAAACGCCGGAACGTTTAGTGAAAGGCTGTCAAAGCAGCGTTTGGCTGGTTTCTGCAATGGATGGTGACAAACTCCACTTTGAAGTAGACAGCGATGCCGTGATTGTACACGGTCTGTTGGCGCTTGTGATGGCGGCATACAATGATAAAACCCCTGATGAGATCATCGCTTTTGACATTGACGGCTACTTTAATGCGCTTGATTTAGAGCGTCATATTACGCCTACTCGTGGGAATGGATTACGTGCTATAGTTGGTAAAATTCAGAATTTGGCGGCACAATATCGCTAA
- the ndk gene encoding nucleoside-diphosphate kinase — MALERTFSIIKPDAVAKNVIGAIYNRFESAGLRIVASKMVHMSKEQAEGFYAEHKERPFFGALVDFMTSGPVMVQVLEGENAVVKNREIMGATNPSEAAAGTLRADYAVSIDENAVHGSDAPESAAREIAYFFSEEEICPRTR, encoded by the coding sequence ATGGCTCTAGAGCGTACTTTCTCAATCATTAAGCCTGATGCCGTAGCAAAAAACGTTATCGGTGCTATTTACAACCGTTTTGAATCAGCCGGTCTGCGCATCGTAGCGTCTAAAATGGTTCACATGAGCAAAGAACAAGCCGAAGGTTTTTATGCTGAACATAAAGAACGTCCGTTTTTTGGTGCGTTAGTTGATTTCATGACGTCTGGTCCGGTAATGGTTCAGGTGCTTGAAGGCGAAAATGCCGTGGTTAAAAACCGTGAAATTATGGGCGCAACTAACCCATCTGAGGCGGCAGCCGGCACACTGCGTGCTGACTACGCGGTTTCTATCGATGAGAATGCGGTTCACGGTTCAGACGCACCAGAGTCTGCAGCGCGCGAAATCGCGTACTTTTTCTCTGAAGAAGAGATTTGCCCACGCACTCGCTAA
- a CDS encoding bifunctional tRNA (adenosine(37)-C2)-methyltransferase TrmG/ribosomal RNA large subunit methyltransferase RlmN has translation MTKTNLLNFNRQGLRNYFAEIGEKPFRADQVMKWIYQHGVDNFEQMTNINKNLRAKLIELCEVKAPEIAYHQQATDGTIKFALVLEGGQEVETVWIPEADRATLCVSSQVGCALECTFCSTAQQGFNRNLTVSEIIGQVWRVATTLGLSNDTSQRPVTNVVMMGMGEPLLNLKNVVPAMDIMMDDFGFGLSKRRVTLSTSGVVPALDMLGDQIDVALAISLHASNDTLRNEIVPINKKYNIETFLAGVRRYLSKSKANQGKVTVEYVMLNQINDSTEQAHELAKVMKDTPCKINLIPFNPYPGSPYTCSSNSRIDRFAKVLMEYGYTVIVRKTRGDDIDAACGQLVGDVVDRTKRMLKKQMKGEQISVKMSQ, from the coding sequence ATGACCAAAACAAATTTATTAAACTTTAATCGGCAGGGATTGCGTAACTATTTCGCAGAGATAGGTGAAAAACCATTCCGTGCCGATCAGGTCATGAAATGGATCTATCAGCATGGCGTTGACAATTTCGAACAGATGACCAATATCAACAAAAACTTACGGGCTAAGTTGATAGAGTTGTGCGAAGTTAAAGCGCCAGAGATTGCTTACCATCAACAGGCTACCGACGGTACCATTAAATTTGCGTTGGTGCTGGAAGGCGGTCAGGAAGTTGAAACGGTATGGATCCCTGAGGCGGACCGGGCTACCTTGTGCGTTTCGTCGCAGGTTGGCTGTGCACTGGAGTGCACTTTTTGCTCCACCGCGCAGCAAGGCTTTAACCGCAATTTAACCGTCAGCGAAATTATCGGTCAGGTGTGGCGCGTAGCAACCACCTTAGGCTTGTCCAATGATACTTCCCAACGTCCGGTGACCAATGTCGTAATGATGGGCATGGGCGAGCCGTTGCTCAACTTAAAAAATGTTGTGCCCGCCATGGACATCATGATGGATGATTTTGGTTTTGGCTTGTCCAAACGACGGGTGACACTGAGTACCTCGGGCGTAGTGCCGGCGCTGGATATGCTGGGCGATCAAATTGACGTCGCGCTGGCCATTTCGTTACATGCCTCCAACGACACCTTGCGTAACGAAATCGTACCGATCAATAAAAAATACAACATTGAGACCTTTTTGGCCGGCGTACGTCGCTACTTGAGTAAGTCCAAGGCCAACCAGGGCAAAGTAACCGTTGAATACGTAATGCTAAATCAGATTAACGACTCAACGGAGCAAGCCCATGAGCTGGCTAAAGTAATGAAAGACACCCCGTGCAAGATTAACCTTATACCGTTTAATCCGTATCCGGGCTCACCGTATACCTGCTCGAGTAATTCGCGCATTGACCGTTTTGCCAAAGTACTGATGGAATACGGTTATACAGTGATAGTCAGAAAGACCCGTGGTGATGATATCGATGCGGCCTGTGGGCAGTTAGTGGGTGATGTGGTCGACCGCACCAAAAGAATGTTAAAAAAACAGATGAAGGGCGAGCAAATTTCGGTAAAAATGTCACAATAA
- the pilW gene encoding type IV pilus biogenesis/stability protein PilW, giving the protein MVLLAGCVSENQSGTFGNSFDQEEAAQTRVSLGLTYLKNGNYSQAKQNLDKALTFAPRSASTHYGLAYYYQVVGEVERAAESYETAMQLAPEDADIANSYGAFLCQNGRYDQAKQFFLQAVNAEQYANSAQTYENMALCAQSQGKGEDAIQYLNNALKHQPGRAKTLFILTEMYVATEQFELASQTLKRYEKVARVSPDSLWMAIEIATGQGDLATAANYGDMLLSMYPDSALAKLYIERQKKLPQPVIKKKSKPQAVVTPVGSERSSASSVTPTSQAIAQPLQSSADTSLQNSATSVSAVPESPSEPQPAFHIVQPGENLYRISVKYNIKLKTLKQWNDLDENGSVKIGMKLWLAPPASQSN; this is encoded by the coding sequence TTGGTTTTACTCGCAGGTTGTGTCAGTGAAAATCAGTCTGGCACCTTTGGTAATTCCTTTGACCAGGAAGAAGCTGCACAAACCCGTGTCTCGCTAGGACTGACTTACTTAAAAAATGGCAACTATTCGCAGGCCAAACAGAACCTCGATAAAGCACTGACATTCGCTCCGAGGTCAGCCAGTACCCACTATGGTCTGGCGTACTACTATCAGGTAGTGGGCGAGGTAGAACGGGCCGCTGAATCTTATGAAACGGCAATGCAACTGGCACCCGAAGATGCGGATATTGCCAATAGTTACGGTGCATTTCTTTGCCAGAACGGTCGCTACGATCAGGCCAAACAGTTTTTCCTACAGGCGGTAAACGCCGAACAATATGCCAACTCTGCTCAAACCTATGAAAACATGGCGCTGTGCGCACAAAGTCAGGGTAAGGGGGAAGATGCGATTCAGTATCTCAATAATGCGCTAAAACATCAGCCAGGCCGCGCTAAAACCTTGTTTATACTCACCGAAATGTATGTGGCCACAGAGCAGTTCGAGTTAGCTTCCCAGACATTAAAGAGATACGAAAAAGTAGCGCGTGTTTCGCCCGACTCGTTATGGATGGCCATCGAAATTGCCACCGGGCAGGGCGATTTAGCGACCGCGGCTAACTATGGCGATATGTTATTGAGTATGTATCCCGACAGCGCCCTGGCTAAGCTCTACATCGAGCGGCAAAAAAAGCTGCCTCAGCCAGTCATCAAAAAGAAGTCAAAGCCCCAGGCGGTCGTAACGCCGGTCGGCAGTGAGCGTTCGTCAGCCTCGTCGGTAACGCCGACTTCGCAAGCGATCGCGCAGCCTCTACAGTCATCGGCTGACACCTCGCTACAAAACAGCGCAACCAGTGTCAGCGCAGTGCCAGAATCGCCTTCTGAACCACAACCGGCTTTTCATATTGTTCAGCCAGGAGAAAACCTTTATCGGATATCCGTTAAATACAATATAAAATTAAAAACGTTAAAACAGTGGAACGATCTGGATGAAAACGGGTCAGTTAAAATTGGCATGAAGTTGTGGTTGGCGCCGCCAGCATCACAATCTAACTAG
- a CDS encoding RodZ domain-containing protein, whose protein sequence is MDKEHHLEADEQHVPATPSPGQVLREAREQQELTQQAIADKLYLKVGIIDDIEQNRIDEQTSITFIKGYVRLYAKTLGLNQQEMITVFEQYHTTPKPPAKLQSFSRRVAKQAHDDRWMMVTYGIALIIIAGIVIWWYQQSANDTEEATTTTGLTSQQTPAAMTPTESDDSLTVEAAPQRPRDELADNQPQESINAANTLPQSLDDSVNAVPAQLATEQAESVADTGADTQIPPVTTASESPAVSEAEPVESDNYTATAGQSDTSSLQSADLPSEAVVDLIFTFNGECWVNLTDATGEAIAYGIKASGYVMRVSGIPPFEVTLGAPSVVEIEYDGDVVDMSGFDPTRTAKFLLPRQEQ, encoded by the coding sequence ATGGACAAAGAGCATCACCTAGAGGCTGATGAACAGCATGTGCCTGCCACACCCAGTCCCGGGCAGGTATTACGGGAAGCGCGCGAACAGCAGGAACTTACTCAACAGGCGATCGCTGACAAACTCTATTTAAAGGTTGGTATCATTGACGATATCGAACAAAACCGCATCGACGAACAAACGTCCATTACCTTTATAAAAGGCTATGTCCGGCTGTATGCAAAAACGCTGGGACTCAACCAGCAAGAAATGATCACGGTATTTGAGCAGTATCACACCACACCCAAACCCCCTGCCAAATTACAAAGCTTTTCCAGGCGGGTCGCGAAACAGGCGCACGATGATCGCTGGATGATGGTGACTTACGGCATCGCCCTGATAATCATCGCAGGCATTGTGATTTGGTGGTATCAACAGTCCGCTAATGACACTGAAGAGGCGACAACCACAACCGGGTTAACCAGTCAGCAAACACCGGCGGCTATGACACCAACCGAATCAGACGACAGTCTGACGGTTGAGGCTGCGCCGCAACGTCCACGGGATGAGCTGGCCGACAACCAGCCACAAGAGAGTATCAACGCAGCCAATACGCTACCGCAAAGCCTTGACGACAGTGTCAATGCTGTACCTGCTCAGCTGGCAACGGAACAGGCTGAATCAGTCGCAGATACTGGCGCTGACACGCAGATCCCACCGGTGACGACAGCGTCTGAGTCACCGGCTGTGAGTGAGGCAGAGCCGGTAGAGTCTGACAACTATACTGCCACAGCCGGGCAGAGTGACACCAGCTCGTTACAAAGTGCTGACCTGCCTTCGGAGGCCGTGGTAGACCTTATTTTTACATTTAATGGTGAATGTTGGGTAAATCTGACTGACGCTACCGGTGAGGCCATTGCCTATGGTATCAAGGCTTCAGGGTACGTTATGCGCGTGAGCGGTATTCCGCCCTTTGAAGTCACTCTGGGCGCTCCGAGTGTTGTCGAAATAGAGTATGACGGTGACGTCGTTGACATGTCAGGTTTTGACCCAACACGTACCGCGAAGTTTTTGTTACCGAGACAGGAACAATAA
- the ispG gene encoding flavodoxin-dependent (E)-4-hydroxy-3-methylbut-2-enyl-diphosphate synthase: MFAENPIKRRKSTRINVGNVPIGDGAPIAVQSMTNTQTTDVAATVAQINRIVGVGGEIVRVSVPTMDAAEAFKQIRQQVSVPLIADIHFDYRIALKVAEYGVDCLRINPGNIGNLERVKAVVDCARDKNIPIRIGVNGGSLERDLQEKYGEPTPQALLESAMRHVDILDKLNFDQFKVSVKASDVFLAVDAYRLLAKEIDQPLHLGITEAGGQRAGAVKSAVGLGMLLAEGIGDTLRVSLAADPVEEIKVGFDILKSLRIRSRGINFIACPSCSRQEFDVIATVNALEQRLEDVLTPMDVSIIGCVVNGPGEAEVSDLGLTGARNMSGFYLDGKRQKERLANDDLVEQLEKRIRAKAALLNSANSIPVVEK, encoded by the coding sequence ATGTTTGCTGAAAACCCTATCAAACGCAGAAAATCCACCCGCATTAATGTGGGGAATGTGCCCATTGGTGATGGCGCGCCTATTGCTGTGCAATCGATGACCAACACCCAAACAACGGATGTTGCCGCCACAGTCGCGCAAATAAACCGGATTGTTGGTGTGGGCGGCGAGATTGTGCGCGTATCTGTACCTACCATGGACGCCGCTGAAGCATTTAAACAAATTCGTCAGCAAGTCAGTGTGCCATTAATTGCTGATATTCATTTTGATTACCGTATTGCTTTGAAAGTGGCCGAATATGGCGTGGATTGTTTGCGTATTAATCCGGGGAATATTGGCAATTTAGAGCGGGTAAAAGCGGTGGTCGACTGTGCTCGCGATAAAAACATCCCGATCCGGATTGGCGTCAACGGTGGTTCACTGGAGCGTGATTTGCAGGAGAAGTACGGCGAGCCAACACCGCAAGCGTTGCTTGAATCGGCTATGCGTCACGTGGATATTCTCGACAAGCTCAATTTTGACCAGTTCAAGGTGTCGGTGAAAGCCTCCGATGTGTTTTTAGCGGTGGACGCTTATCGCTTATTAGCAAAAGAAATAGACCAACCCCTGCATTTGGGTATTACTGAAGCAGGTGGCCAGCGGGCCGGTGCGGTGAAAAGTGCCGTAGGGCTTGGGATGCTGCTCGCTGAGGGCATTGGTGATACCTTGCGGGTTTCTTTGGCCGCCGATCCGGTAGAAGAGATTAAAGTCGGTTTTGATATTTTAAAATCGCTGCGCATACGCTCCCGGGGCATTAACTTTATTGCCTGTCCGAGCTGTTCGCGTCAGGAATTTGATGTGATAGCCACGGTAAACGCGCTGGAGCAGCGTTTAGAAGATGTGCTTACCCCGATGGACGTGTCGATTATAGGCTGCGTGGTCAATGGACCGGGAGAAGCTGAGGTGTCCGATCTTGGTCTTACCGGCGCCCGAAATATGAGCGGCTTTTACCTCGACGGAAAACGCCAGAAAGAACGCCTTGCCAATGATGACTTAGTCGAGCAGCTTGAGAAACGCATCAGAGCGAAAGCCGCGCTGCTTAATTCCGCTAATTCTATCCCCGTGGTAGAGAAGTAA
- the hisS gene encoding histidine--tRNA ligase, giving the protein MAKTIQAIRGMNDCLPTESAKWQQVEAVIRQVVASYGYQEIRTPIVESTDLFKRSIGEVTDIVEKEMYTFADRNGDSLTLRPEGTASAVRAGNEHGLIYNQQQRLWYMGPMFRHERPQKGRYRQFHQFGVETYGLESADIDAEVILLSARLWKLFGIEDAVTLQINSLGSNEARQNYKQALVTYLMAHQSQLDEDSLRRLESNPLRVLDSKNPQVQALVKDAPSLFDYLDDDSKAHFDLLCQLLDDAGIRYEINPRLVRGLDYYNRTVFEWVTDSLGAQGTVCAGGRYDGLVEQLGGKASPGVGFALGLERLVLLLDTLQKIDQDMPAADIYVTALGDDTRAFASKVAESLRDTDKQWRVMLHCGGGNLKKQLKRADKAGASVALLIGSEEMANQQVTIKPLRGNGEQSTVACNELAEALFSVL; this is encoded by the coding sequence GTGGCAAAAACAATCCAGGCTATTCGCGGTATGAATGACTGCCTGCCGACAGAGTCGGCCAAATGGCAACAGGTCGAGGCGGTAATTCGACAGGTTGTAGCCAGCTATGGTTACCAGGAAATCCGTACTCCGATCGTCGAAAGTACCGATCTGTTCAAGCGCTCTATCGGTGAAGTGACCGATATCGTTGAAAAAGAAATGTATACCTTTGCCGACCGTAACGGCGACAGCTTAACTCTGCGCCCGGAAGGTACCGCCAGTGCTGTGCGCGCTGGTAACGAGCATGGTCTCATTTATAATCAGCAGCAGCGTTTGTGGTACATGGGGCCAATGTTCCGGCACGAAAGACCGCAAAAGGGCCGTTACCGACAGTTTCACCAGTTTGGGGTTGAAACCTACGGACTGGAAAGCGCCGATATTGATGCGGAAGTGATTTTGCTGTCGGCAAGACTATGGAAACTGTTTGGTATCGAAGACGCAGTGACACTGCAAATTAACTCATTAGGCTCTAATGAAGCGCGCCAGAATTATAAACAGGCGTTAGTCACATATTTGATGGCACACCAGTCGCAGTTGGATGAAGATTCGTTGCGTCGTCTTGAGTCAAATCCGCTGCGAGTGCTGGACAGTAAAAACCCTCAGGTACAAGCATTAGTGAAAGACGCGCCGTCATTATTTGACTATCTTGATGACGATTCCAAAGCACATTTTGACCTGTTGTGTCAGCTACTCGACGACGCCGGCATTCGCTATGAAATCAATCCCCGTTTGGTCAGAGGTCTGGATTATTACAACCGCACCGTCTTTGAATGGGTTACCGATAGTTTAGGTGCGCAGGGCACTGTGTGTGCAGGCGGCCGTTACGACGGACTGGTTGAACAGCTCGGTGGCAAAGCGTCGCCCGGTGTTGGCTTTGCGCTAGGCCTGGAACGCCTGGTGTTACTCCTTGATACCTTACAGAAAATAGATCAGGACATGCCGGCTGCCGATATTTACGTGACCGCTTTAGGCGATGATACCAGAGCCTTCGCCAGTAAAGTGGCAGAGTCGTTACGGGATACCGATAAGCAGTGGCGGGTTATGCTGCATTGCGGCGGTGGCAATCTGAAAAAACAGTTAAAGCGCGCCGATAAAGCAGGCGCCAGCGTAGCACTGCTGATTGGCAGTGAGGAAATGGCTAACCAACAAGTCACCATTAAGCCTCTGCGCGGTAACGGCGAGCAATCGACAGTGGCCTGCAATGAATTGGCTGAAGCATTATTTAGCGTGTTATAA
- a CDS encoding YfgM family protein, which produces MEQFATEDQQVEAIKRFWSEHGTSLIMGAVLGLAGLFGWQYYTDSQISAKETASQSYQSALEALINEENREPIEAVMNSDEVDGYANIAALLAAKQAVDDGELDAAANYLQKVVSQNTDDSLKHVATVRLARVQLAQQKQEQALATIESVTDEAFSAQVEEIKGDIFSAQGNFDKARMAYSTALEKNMNNRLLQLKLDNLAVSAG; this is translated from the coding sequence ATGGAACAATTCGCGACAGAAGACCAACAAGTAGAAGCGATTAAACGATTTTGGTCTGAACATGGCACATCTTTAATTATGGGCGCCGTCCTGGGCCTGGCCGGATTGTTCGGCTGGCAGTATTACACGGATTCACAAATCAGTGCCAAGGAAACGGCATCGCAGTCCTACCAGTCGGCACTTGAAGCGTTGATTAACGAAGAGAACCGTGAGCCAATAGAAGCGGTAATGAACTCAGATGAGGTCGACGGTTATGCGAATATTGCGGCGCTGCTGGCGGCCAAGCAAGCGGTCGATGATGGTGAGCTGGATGCAGCGGCGAACTATCTGCAAAAGGTTGTGTCACAGAACACAGATGACAGTCTTAAGCATGTCGCCACAGTTAGGCTGGCACGCGTTCAACTAGCGCAACAGAAACAAGAACAAGCTTTGGCTACCATTGAGTCGGTCACTGATGAAGCTTTCAGTGCTCAGGTGGAAGAAATAAAAGGTGATATTTTTAGCGCGCAGGGGAACTTTGATAAGGCTCGCATGGCCTACTCCACTGCTCTGGAAAAAAACATGAATAATCGATTACTGCAATTGAAACTTGATAACCTTGCAGTTAGCGCAGGATAG
- the bamB gene encoding outer membrane protein assembly factor BamB has protein sequence MTSITRNISQQSQLCGRMFKQVVLAAALTALSGCTTVTDWFADDDEIKIRRIPAIVNQVTPKVIWNYSIGDGVDEYFSRLQPAYADNTIYAAERHGKVVALEPDSGDVKWQRNFAIFRNESFFDGIANIWRSGTSAKISAMAAGYDKVFVGSENGKLLALDGQTGETVWEASVAGEILAPPAMDEGILVVNTGAGVLFGFDAQTGEQLWRSETDVPPLSLRGISAPAASNGGTLIGTPTGKLQVNILTTGIPAWETAITAPSGATELERIIDVDSSPVLYGSTVYIVSYDGTLAALELRSGRILWKREYGSYRDLAVTSERIYVVDTRSNVFALDRRNGIEIWSQGGLRQRHLTAPVVMGEHVVVGDRWGLLHWLNTEDGTLAARYDLGGDDEDEAIYAAPIKVDDMIVTITRDGDIAALTAQ, from the coding sequence ATGACATCTATTACTCGAAACATCTCACAGCAATCGCAACTGTGTGGCCGTATGTTTAAACAGGTCGTTTTGGCCGCCGCGTTAACAGCGTTGAGCGGCTGTACAACCGTCACCGACTGGTTTGCTGACGACGACGAAATTAAAATAAGACGCATCCCCGCCATTGTAAATCAGGTAACGCCAAAGGTTATCTGGAACTACAGTATAGGCGACGGGGTGGATGAATATTTTTCACGCTTACAACCGGCATATGCTGACAACACTATCTATGCGGCTGAGCGTCACGGCAAAGTGGTAGCCCTTGAACCCGATAGTGGGGATGTAAAATGGCAGCGCAATTTTGCTATTTTCCGGAACGAGTCTTTCTTTGACGGCATTGCCAATATCTGGCGCAGTGGCACTTCAGCAAAAATCAGCGCCATGGCGGCCGGTTACGACAAGGTATTTGTCGGTTCTGAAAATGGCAAGCTGCTGGCCCTTGATGGCCAGACCGGCGAAACGGTCTGGGAAGCCTCAGTTGCGGGTGAAATTTTAGCACCGCCGGCAATGGATGAAGGTATTCTGGTGGTTAACACCGGTGCCGGTGTATTGTTCGGTTTTGATGCGCAAACAGGTGAACAACTTTGGCGCAGTGAAACAGACGTGCCGCCACTGAGTTTGCGCGGCATATCAGCGCCGGCAGCAAGCAATGGCGGAACGTTGATTGGCACGCCGACGGGCAAATTGCAGGTCAATATTCTTACCACCGGCATCCCGGCCTGGGAAACGGCCATTACCGCGCCTTCAGGAGCCACCGAACTGGAACGTATTATCGATGTTGACTCCTCACCGGTGCTGTACGGTTCGACGGTGTATATCGTTTCTTATGATGGCACGTTGGCCGCGCTTGAGTTGCGCAGTGGGCGTATTTTATGGAAACGTGAATATGGTTCATACCGTGATTTAGCGGTGACTTCTGAACGTATTTACGTGGTGGATACCCGTTCGAATGTCTTTGCCTTAGACCGTCGTAATGGCATTGAAATTTGGTCACAAGGTGGCTTAAGACAACGCCACTTAACGGCACCAGTGGTAATGGGTGAACACGTTGTAGTGGGTGATCGGTGGGGGCTGTTACACTGGCTGAACACTGAAGATGGCACCCTGGCTGCGCGTTATGACCTGGGTGGTGACGATGAAGACGAAGCTATCTATGCTGCGCCGATTAAAGTCGATGATATGATTGTGACAATTACGCGTGATGGTGACATCGCTGCGTTAACGGCGCAGTAA